In the Panthera uncia isolate 11264 chromosome D2, Puncia_PCG_1.0, whole genome shotgun sequence genome, one interval contains:
- the TMEM72 gene encoding transmembrane protein 72, producing MKLQMFWTGLEYTCRLLGITTAAVLIGVGTETFLQGRFKSLAFYLLFIGAVISVCEGAYFVAQLLTICFQCRPESLAYKAREKARWLGCFQKFLAYMLLSVACFLHPVLVWHVTIPGSMLIITGLAYFLLSKRKKSKAKPEAPAPPEQYTDPSGSAVSTTGSGDTEQTYTFHGAFKEGTGSLFIHMKSILKGTKKPGALQCPDTLTELTLEPADSLVKKKQVHFEDSMVRIIPSLTEDLDGGDSEPEETTSDTTPIIPPPQAPAFLSSLTDASLF from the exons ATGAAGCTGCAGATGTTCTGGACTGGGCTGGAATACACCTGCCGGCTCCTGGGCATCACCACTGCTGCAG TGTTGATCGGCGTGGGCACTGAGACCTTCCTCCAGGGACGGTTCAAAAGCCTGGCTTTCTATTTGCT GTTTATAGGAGCTGTCATCTCTGTGTGTGAAGGGGCCTACTTTGTGGCTCAGCTGCTGACCATCTGCTTCCA GTGTCGGCCAGAGTCCCTGGCCTACAAAGCAAGGGAGAAAGCCCGCTGGTTGGGCTGCTTCCAGAAGTTCCTGGCATACATGCTGTTGTCTGTGGCCTGCTTTCTCCACCCTGTCCTGGTCTGGCACGTGACCATCCCAG gctccatgctcatcatcACTGGCCTGGCCTACTTCCTGCTGAGCAAGCGGAAGAAGAGCAAGGCCAAGCCCGAGGCGCCCGCTCCCCCAGAGCAGTACACGGACCCCTCCGGCAGTGCCGTGAGCACCACTGGCTCTGGGGACACCGAGCAAACGTACACCTTCCACGGGGCCTTCAAGGAGGGGACCGGCTCCCTCTTCATCCACATGAAGAGCATCCTGAAGGGGACCAAGAAGCCCGGTGCCCTCCAGTGCCCGGACACCCTGACAGAGCTGACCCTGGAGCCAGCCGACTCGCTGGTCAAGAAGAAGCAGGTGCACTTCGAAGACAGCATGGTCAGAATCATCCCGTCTCTCACCGAAGACCTGGACGGGGGGGACAGCGAGCCAGAGGAGACCACCTCTGACACCACCCCCATCATCCCTCCCCCGCAGGCCCCTGCTTTCCTGTCCTCTCTCACAGACGCCAGCCTGTTCTGA